The Natrinema caseinilyticum genomic sequence CGACTATCTCGCCCGCGGCGGTTACGAGTCACAGCTGACGGACGAGTCGATCGATTCCGACCGTGAGAACAACCTGTACGAACCGGTTTCGGGTGACTTCGGTGTGCACGGCCGGTTCGACGACCGGGCTCGAGATCGAAGCTACCAGCTTCGGGCGTCGATGCACCGGCGCGCGCTCGCGCTGCTCGTCGGACTCGCGGCCGCGATCGCGGCCGCGGCTCTCGGCCGGCACGCGGTGTCGACCGATCGCGAGTGACGCGCTCGCGAGCATTCAATTAGCGCCCCCGTCGGTCCCGACTTGCCGTCTCGCAGCCCCTGTCGGCCCCATCTCGCCGTCTCGCAGCCCCTGTCGCCCCCGACTCGGCGTTCCGCGGTCCGCTCGCGCTCGAGCGCCACAACCGTCGCGCTTTTTGCAATCCCATTCGTACGGATAGCTATCCTGTCCAGATGCAATCGACGTCTCCCCGCTCGTCCGTCGCCCTCTTCTCGGCGCTGCTCGCCGCGGTGGTCGTGACCGGCGGGCTCGCCGGCCCGGCACTGGCGACCGGTGGGCCCGCCGGCCCGGAACCGGCGTCGGCCGCGGCCGCGAGCCCGACCGATCGGGCCGTCGCCGATTCGACAGGGGCGGTCGCGTCGGCACCCCTCCAGGCGCAACGCGATCGACCCGAGAATCCCACGACGGAGGACACCGTCGGGTACGTCGCGGGCTACTGGTACGACGACGAACTGCCGGTCGACGATCAGACGAACGCGGTCGTCGAGGACGACGAACTCGCCCCCGTCGTCTACCGGGCGATGGCCCGCGTCGAGCGCATTCGGAACCTGACGTTCGAGGACGAGGTCTCCGTAGACGTCGTCTCTCGGGCGGAGTACCGACGGACCAACGGCGACCGATTCACGAATCTCACCGCGGCCGAGCGCTTGGAGCAGAACGTCGGCTACGAAGCGCTCTTTACGGTCGATCGGAACACGGCGGCCGCCGACGCGACGAAGTCGTTGTACGGCGGGGCCGTCAAGGGCTACTACGACCCCCAATCCGACGAGATCGTCATCGTCTCCGAAAATCCCGAGACGCCCGAACTGGACGAACTCACGCTCGGACACGAACTCGTCCACGCCCTCCAGGACCAGCGGTTCAACCTGTCCGAACTCACCGGATCGACGCAGGACGAAACCCTGGCTACCGACGGACTCGTCGAAGGTGACGCAAAGCGGGTCGAACTCGAGTACGAGAACCGGTGTGCATACGAGTGGGCCTGCCTCAGTCCGAGCACCGACGATCGCGGTATCTCGTCCGACGTCAACTGGGGCATCTACTTCGCCGTCTACCAGCCGTACAGCGACGGTCCCGACTACGTCACACACCGCCGCTATCAGGGTCGGGGCTG encodes the following:
- a CDS encoding Hvo_1808 family surface protein, whose product is MQSTSPRSSVALFSALLAAVVVTGGLAGPALATGGPAGPEPASAAAASPTDRAVADSTGAVASAPLQAQRDRPENPTTEDTVGYVAGYWYDDELPVDDQTNAVVEDDELAPVVYRAMARVERIRNLTFEDEVSVDVVSRAEYRRTNGDRFTNLTAAERLEQNVGYEALFTVDRNTAAADATKSLYGGAVKGYYDPQSDEIVIVSENPETPELDELTLGHELVHALQDQRFNLSELTGSTQDETLATDGLVEGDAKRVELEYENRCAYEWACLSPSTDDRGISSDVNWGIYFAVYQPYSDGPDYVTHRRYQGRGWSAVDAAYDDPPTTTSAVIHPGSEREPANVSVPDRSGDGWRQLTVDGDAASDTVGEAGMVAMFVADAFGSNRQPVIEQGDFLDGGPGYDYNQSVTNGWAGDRLVVYTNDDAANASAPSAAGDAGYVWRSEWQSATDAQEFVDGYLRLLETHGAEQVDDRRNAFRIADGGYSGAYYLERNGSTATIVRAPSVDELSAVEAGVAPAGEDSLELPASDESNESDKIPGFGPSAAAGAICLAVLGVGTRIAVSRGRLRIDPRGRNRNRD